A window of Candidatus Acidiferrales bacterium genomic DNA:
TTCTAGTGCCGTTCCAACTATTTTGGGCTAAGTTCTTCATGGACTCAGCACGTATGACTAACTATGTCGCTCCAGCTCGCTATTCTGCTCAATTAGTTGGAACGGCACTAGCCGGCAAGTGCCCCGCCCGCGCCGGAGGGGGGTTGGATCGAATATTCTGTGCGGCGCTTCTCCGCCTGGAGCTCGAGGGCGAGTTGGATGAGGCGGTCGAGCAAGGCAGGATAGGGCAGCCCGCTCGCCTCCCACAACTTGGGATACATGCTGATGGAGGTGAAGCCCGGGATCGTATTGACCTCGCTCACAAAATTTTTTCCGGTGCCTTTCTCAAGCAGGAAATCAACGCGGGCCATGCCGCTGCCGTCAATTGCTCGAAAAGCGCGGATGGCATAATCCTGGAAAATTTTCACCTGACGCCGGGTCAGCTTGGCCGGGATGATGAGCTTGGTGCCCTCCTCGAGGTATTTCGCAGTGTAGTCGTAGAACTCGCGGTGCGGCACGATCTCCCCGGGCACGGAAGCCTTTGGGTCATCATTGCCCAGGACAGAGACTTCGATTTCGCGGCCGGTAATGGCGCGCTCCACCATGACCTTCATGCCGTACCGGGCGGCGAGATCGAGTGCCGGGCCAAGGTCCCGGGCGCTTTTCACCTTGGTCGTGCCGACCGAAGAGCCAAGCGTGGCTGGCTTGACAAAGACGGGGCCACGAAACTTCTGCCGGATGATGCGAAGCACCCGGCGCGGCTGCCGTTCCCATTCGGCGCGCGCAAAGGCGATATAGGGAGTCACCGGCAATCCGGCATCGCGGAAGAGCCGCTTCTGCACATCCTTGTCCATGCCCACTGCCGAGGCAAGCACCCCGGCACCCACGTAGGGAATATTCGCCAGCTCGAGCAAGCCCTGCACCGTGCCGTCTTCCCCGAAGGTGCCGTGGAGTACAGGGAAAATCACATCCAGCGCCGCG
This region includes:
- a CDS encoding D-alanine--D-alanine ligase family protein; this encodes MTKKIRIGVLFGGRSGEHEVSIASASSVMKALDPSKYDVVPIAITKQGQWLVGPAAEKMLPPAEILRRGQKVVLPADPQAAGLIPLEERPAAASAALDVIFPVLHGTFGEDGTVQGLLELANIPYVGAGVLASAVGMDKDVQKRLFRDAGLPVTPYIAFARAEWERQPRRVLRIIRQKFRGPVFVKPATLGSSVGTTKVKSARDLGPALDLAARYGMKVMVERAITGREIEVSVLGNDDPKASVPGEIVPHREFYDYTAKYLEEGTKLIIPAKLTRRQVKIFQDYAIRAFRAIDGSGMARVDFLLEKGTGKNFVSEVNTIPGFTSISMYPKLWEASGLPYPALLDRLIQLALELQAEKRRTEYSIQPPSGAGGALAG